From the Lactuca sativa cultivar Salinas chromosome 9, Lsat_Salinas_v11, whole genome shotgun sequence genome, the window catgcacATGGTCATCGGGTACCACCTGGCATGGAACCGTAGTCCGGAAtcatacatataaacattcctcgagcCCCGCCCGACATCCGACCGTAATATGGAAACATACAAtacagacacatgcaagaatcacgaagacatcaagcataccaacattccttgggcaccgcccgacatcggatcgtaatccggaaacacataacataaatacaggtcggcattggtgccttcgacccgttcaaacATGAGGAAAATCACCTTGCAAAGCTGAATGCAGAATCTCACGGTAAGGACTCTCTAACGGCTACTTTGACGGCTCCTTaagctatcattaccaaaataagaCTTAGTCAAAAACCAATAAGCCTTCTTAAGGTAAAATTAGCATTTTACCCCCTGATCTAATTGGGCCCACGCCTAAAGCCCAAAGCCATAACATGAAAGGCCCAATACTAGGTAGACTTCCCAAGCCCATTAGCGGCCCACCagtggcctaattttctaaattgggcgaAACCCTATATGGGCCTTACCCAAAACCCCAACAATTCTTGTTCCAACAAAAATAATTCTCCGGTGACCTAGGGAccaagcccattgggcccaataaagtCCAAAACCAGCTAGACCCTCTAAGGCCCAAATCTAAACTTGGCCCATAAAGGCCTAATCCCAACTCCTTTGACCCAAACTAGGAAGTTCAATCAGATTAGTCCACTCATGGCCCAAAACAGAAAGCCTAAAGCCTAAAGCCCAAAACCAAGTCCAAGACCAAAAGCCCAAAAGTCCTCTGGTTACACGAACGTTGGTCGTACCCTTATGGAATGTTGGGCGTTCGTCACCGGACCATCCACCAGGACACCAGGCCGGAACGTGCAGCATTGCCCATCCTTACGCGCGGCGTTCATGGCCAGAAACCAAAATAACACACAAATAGGTCCATATcagtgtcttaatccataaagtcgaccAGGACTTCTAAATAGGTCCATATcagtgtcttaatccataaattcgACCACTTGGCACCTTTGTATGGTCCAAAAAGGACCCAAACATCCATTAAAGTTACCATTACATGGTTGGTCCTCAACCGTCAAGTTACCATTTTTATGACTAACAACTCAGAAACATGAGGATATTCAATCTTAGGCTCTTGGAGTGGCTCAAACCCCTAAAGAGCATCCACATGACCATAAGAAGCATAAAACAAGCCCTAACCTAGATCTTAATCTATATGATAGCAAGACAGAAACTTAATACCTTATGAGGCTTGCAAATGAGATGGAGAACTTGGATCCAAAATCTCTTCCTTGATCCATGAGACTCCAAGGTTGTCACTCTTCTTCAAGAACTCCAAGATACACCCAAAGATCGTCTTCCAATCTCACAAACTCAAAATTAAGGGTTGAATTTCGAAAAGAGGCTTAAGGTAGAGTGGAGGCTGAGAGAATGAAGGTTGGAggtgagttaaggtgtttaaatagtgtTCAAGACCCGAAAATTCGGGTTTGGTCTACCCAGACGAATGCAACGCATTCCCTTGGGGAATGTAGCGTATTCCCATATGCACCCTGTTGAGAATAAATCTGAGATGACGAATGCGTAATATCatgaacaatcaagaatcaatcaccataatatgcaagtaatctgataaagggtttttgtatattgattatctcatgaacgtacagagaaaaaccctaatttggtaaAAAGCTTACCCCAAAagtaaacctaatgattatttatagggaacaataaatatctaccataaatataaaataaatgcctaatataaaaccaatgtCTTATAaaagctcgattaagaacttctactataaaggcaccgtagggaatcataaaatgattaaccctaaaaaggcttccctaaataaccaaatatgccatatcagtttcaatatctcaaatacttaATAATCTCCCCTTAGAtgttgaaactgatgaagatcacgattttcgattttcttggcatttctccccctaaattgtgaTACTCATCAGCACATGGGGTCTTCAAAGCGAGAGAAATAGAAATAATCTTCCAAATACGAACTCccccttgaataatcatcactcccCCTTTCAACAAATACCGTGGAGAGAATCCGAAAAGTTAAGAAGAATCACCAACAATCTTCAAAACCCGTCAGATATGATGAAATAAATCCCTTTAGAATAAACTCATTTCTCAAAAATTAAAaccggaaaaataacaaaaattagtTTTGTATTTTCCAATATTTAAATTTAGACAGAAGAATAGAATAAGAGACAATTATTTTAAAAGGGTTTGAAAAGAATAAGACCAAAGAAAAGGataagaaatgaaaatattttggaaAGAAGGGGTAAAAGTggtaaaatccaaaaaaaaatggTAAAGAGTTTTGGATTCTGGGATAAAAACGGATAAGTTCTAAAAATAAAGGGACCGGAGTTGAAACTTTAACCCTTCTTCTTTTGATCTATAAAACACGCATCTCTGactttcaaaataaattgaagTTGCCAATTTGTTCAAACACAAGGGACCGAAACTGTAAAGTAGTTGAAGATTGAGGGACCGATAATGTAACATAATCTTTCTTCCCCACTTAACTTTACCCCTAATTAAAAGAACGCATGTAACGTATACTCAATAGGAATGTTTGTAAACAAAATCCACAAACACCGATTCCAACTAATCCCACTTATACATTCGTTTCGAGAATAAAGATGCGAATACAAGCATAGGTTCTGGAGACGAATCCGAGTCCATCGATTATACCCCAAAGCGAATCTGATTTCAAACACGAACCCAAACACCGGTTCGCTATGAATCCCGATTGACACGTTCGCTGCGAATTAAATCCATAGTTCAAATGTTCCCTTTTCGATCTGAACACAGTGATTGTTTGTGAGATGCGAATCGAGTCAACTGGTTCGTTTAAACGCCGATGATACCAGACTTTTCAAAGTCAAAATTAAAGAACGATCATATCAAATCCAAACAACAACACCAAAGAAAGTTCTGATCGACAGTATAACTTCGTTCAGATTTCAAATTTTGCTTGAAATCCGATTCCAGATTCGTTTGATTTGCAACTGTGAACCATCGAACACGAACCTGTAGATGTATATGAGGAAGCGAACTTAATCCTCTCGCTCCAAATCAATTGTTCATGAACTGAAAGCAATCAAGGACCGAACACAGATTAAGGACCGAAAGCAAATCAGGGCCgaaagcgaaatagaccgaaatagaccgaacgttcggctgTGAACAGtagtttcgggttcggttcttgtgGGTTCGGTTGTTAATCCTGAGTTTCGCTTCTTGACTAAGACTTTCGCTTCTAGGCCTGAGTTTCACTTGTGAGTAGATGAAGTTCGTTTCTTGATGATGAGTTCGCCTTTGGTTGTTCTTGATCATTAACCTGCGAATGTGGTTGTGATTTTTGCTTTTGGAAGTTCGGTTCGCTTCTTCATTCTGAGTTCGTCACCGTCGATTTACAGGAACCAATTTAAGCAATTGATCAAAGTTCCACTAAGACTCCTTTTCAGTTTAATGAAGTGGCATTTTATACCCAAAGCCCTTAACAGCGAAACTAACCCCTATATTTCCATAACTTCGAATCTGGCCCTTCTGTTGCAATAGTCTGACAGTTTGTACCCTTTTGCTGAAATCAGTCAGCTGGCAGTCTACTTTTATCAGAAAATGTCACTTTTCACccatttttcaactttttcagctTTTTGTCAATTCCAACACacaaaaaaacaataaatttgATTTCTTCAATAAGATTTCATATCTTTGACCCAATATTCACCAGATTTCACCAAGATTTTGTccccatttttattttattttgttttttttaaataaaggaCAAAACTTTTATGGGACTTTTTTTACCCATTTAAGGTTCAACTTTGAAGTTGGTTGCTTGCACACCCACTTATTTGAAGAAAATCTATCATCCTCTGAAAATAATACCCTCTTTTTAgttggaaaacaaaaatttccaaaaacTTCATTGAACCAATCAAAtactcttttctcttttctccaACTTTTACCATATTCATCTGAAGAAAAGTTTGAATGGAATTTCTTTTGAACATTCTTGACTTAGCTTTCTGAACTTTTTCACAAGCATTGGGCACTTGTACTTTGGGCATCCAAACTTTCTTCATTTTACTatttttcttcttcctcttcttccttcttTTCTTATTTCTAGGTTTTAGAAACAAATTTCTGATCTGAACAACCTTTTCATCTTTCTGAATCTGATCATCTGTAGTTGTTCCAATAGAACAAAACTCCTTCACTTTCACGATTTCAGAAGATTTACTTTGAGATTCTTCTTCAGAACAACTAGATTCGGATTGTGAAGCTTCTGAAAAACTTGAAACACTTGACTCCCCCTCAATAAGAACATCTGGAGTCGCTTTTTCTTTAgaaacttgaagaacatcatgaacttcttcaagaacatgaagaacatcttctttttcttttctttctttctctgacTTCTATTGTATTTGCTTCAAAAGTAAGTATTCTTTGATAATGATAAATTGTTTTAACAGATCTTTATCTTGCTCTACACAATTACTTTTAAATCTACCACTAGAGATCTATGTAAAATCACCAATCTTCTCATCAACATAGAGATTATACATCTCAATGGCATTCTTCAACATAGATTGTTCAGGAACATCCCAAAACAAATATCCTTCTTTAAGACGAAACTTTGGATCTGTAACTTTTAATCCTAGTCTCTTAATTTCTTTTAACACCTTATAATCCGCCATTTAATCCTCAAcaagaaagaaaacttgaagagagagaaagtagatctgataagaattctagagagagaaaaacaAATCTGAAAGGGTTTTTAGTGAGAGAAAACAGATCTGAGATGGATTTTAGAGAGATAAAGTAGACCTGAACACGAAAATTCAAACAAACACAAATTTTTTTCTAACTCTTCCAAAACtcgattcaagaacaaatcagaTGAAAGATTGAGTTGAAGAAAACAGATCTGAACAAGATTTTCAACAAAAAACGAGATATagactttttcttttcagaaaacttacaaaacttgaagaacaaggtgagattcatgataaaatatCGCCATAAACAAGATCGATTCTTGCAAAAATCATTGAGATCTACaagaacccgctctgataccacttgttgagaataaatctgagatgacgaatgcggaatatcatgaacaatcaagaatcaatcaccataatatgcaagtaatctgataaagggtttttgtatattgattatctcatgaacgtacagagaaaaaccctaatctggtaaAAAGCTTACCCCAAAagtaaacctaatgattatttatagggaataataaatatctaccataaatataaaataaatgcctaatataaaaccaatgccttagaagagctccattaagaacttctactgtaaaggcaccatagggaatcataaaatgattaaccctaaaaaggcttccctaaataaccaaatatgccatatcagtttcaatatctcaaatacttaACACTCCCATTTCCATTTTCCTTTTGAACGCCATGCATACCCGGTTTGACCCAAAAAACCCtctaacttcaaacggtcataacttcttcgttataactccgattttgatgttatttatatgaaCAGAcaggtaacgagaagccctacacttctatcaactttatttaGCCTCAAACTCAACCTAACTAAAATCTAAATTTCATAAAAGGCCCGAACCAACGCCTTTACcaatacccttgggctccaaaacacaaaccaaataATTGGATCATCCAAACTACATCATCCACCTCCAGATGAGGCCAAAATCAATTCTTCAACGGTTCTAACTCAGCTAATACCCATTCCTTGTTCACCACCCCACAATGGAAACGATTCGAAACTGGGCATTACAAAGGTGCTTGATGAATGTTTGCAATCGGGGACCCAGTTTTCTTGAGGATGGtttgttatgggtttggttaccAACGTTGGGTATTGGTTCTAAAATCTCAATTCATGAGGTTCGTTGTAAATGTCTCAGGTATTTTTTTAGGTGAACATACACCCGAGTTGATAAGGGATTCAGATGCAATGTGAAATTCTTGGATGAATCATCATTATGCTTTTAGGAGTACTGGGTTGGAGATGACTTGTCAGTAAATCAAGTGTATATTTAAGGTTTTTGGGCACAACTTCCGGATTTTTGATTTGTGGAAATTCACGATTGGGATGTTTTAAGTATTCTCTTGGCATGAATTTGTGGTGTTCCTACTCAGAGAACTAAGGATGGATATGACGAATGGACGATCATCAGTCTCAAGGTATGGTTTCTGAAGTTAAAACTGATGTGTTCTTGGTTTCGAGAAGTGTATTGATGGAGTTGTTTTGTGGTTATAGTTTTGAGAGTTTTCGATTTGATTAGTTTTCACTAGAAGTTGGGTCTTAGAGGTTAGTTGTGAGGAATATCTTTGTTAAGTTGCATATTTCTTGTTTATGATGTCATCCGGAGTTTTGGAAATCATGGTCTTCCTAACCTTTTGGGTCTCTCAAAGGTTTGGGATGTGTGATCATATTCGAAATCCATAAGTTCTTGGTTACTGTTCGGGATGTGGAACTATGATAACTTGTATAGGAGGGATGAGAATTGGAAGAACCCACAAGGAATTCAGAGGAAGTTTAAGAGTAAGTTGTCAGAGcgaatttcgaggacgaaatctaatttaagtgaggAAGAGTTGTAGCACCCATTTTCCTGATTGGTTAAGCCTTTTGTCATTCAGAACTAAAGATGGAGTTTTGAAGAAAACTATCTGCCACAATGTGGTGCTAGGATGCCCATGACGTGGCCATGTTAGAAAGGAACGCGTGTTTTATGGAGTTCCGACGGCATGCATAAGGCCGCCACGGTGTGGTAGCAATTCAGGCCAAAGCCTATGtatttttagggtttctcccatatttaagcatcttaacccCCATTCTAGGTCATCTTCTTCAGCCTCCATCGCTTCatttcaaaaccctagcctctcttCAATGGAAATGAGCTTGGTGGCTTGATTTTGAGTTTAATCTCTTCTTTTGGTGAAACTTGCAAAAGAAAGAAGTTCATCTCGATGCAAGGAAGCATAGAGCAAGATTGGATCCAACATCTTCTTCACATTTCTAAgttattggaggtataaagttcatatcttCACCTTTGTGTTTCTTGTTTGATGTTTGGGCCCATTTTTGGATGTTTTGGTCCTATTCTTGGGTactcttggagtttgaggaactccagAGTTTGATATGGTTTTCTCATGGTCATGAACTTCTGAGTAAATGAGAAAGAGGTCTTAGCTTGAGTGTTCTTGATCCCATGTTTGAGTTTTGGTCATATTAAGTGCTTATTGGACTTACAGCCCATGATTTTACCTTTGGATGAgaacttaatggataaagttggcaactttatcctTTAAGTCATTGAAAAGGAGTAGATCTGAAGTTTTGGATTTAGATCTGTAAGGATTAAGTACCTAGTGAAGAAATGACGCTTATAACAGTTCCCACGAGGTGGCAAAGGTGACCACAGCATAGCGGAGTTTGAAATCTCGATTGTTTTGTCCTCGCATGGCCACGACGTAGCCAAGGAAGGCCACGATGTGGCAATACTCTATATGTTGACtgattgactttgaccattgaacgttgactttttgaccaatttgacttttggTTACACTTGAGTACAATTGAGCATGTGACTAAGGATTGATTTCGGTTTGGCTTTAGGAAGCTTGGGTTAGTTGTTCTGTTGCTATGGTGGTGGTTGACCTTCTGATGAGTAGTTAGGGTAAGTTTGCTCACTGTACTGTAGGACACTAGAAATTAtatgtgcttgtagtctttgtgactcaTTTTGTATGTGTTGCATGACTGTGTGTCCATTTTCTAGATATATatatggggtgaaatagacctgagacagccttgtgctgacatatgagttgaattaaactcgggggtgaaatagacctgagacagccttgtgctgacatatgagttgaattaaactcgggggtgaaatagacctggtacAGCCTTGGGCTGAGATATGAATTGAAATAGacttgggggtgaaatagacccgagggtgaaatagacccggtacaaCCTTTAgctgacatatatgtatggtatgcggtatttttggaactcactaagctttgtgcttacagttttgtggtTGAAAGATTTTCAGATACTTCCAGTTTGAAAAAGAATAGTCCGGCTTGATCGCATTGCATCCTCTGAAGATTTATTCTGCAatgattatttatgattttacttTGGTGTTTTGAGAATATTTTTACTCTAGTTGTCTTTTGATATAATGTATGAATGGTTTTGACttatataaaataaagttttattcagtatttttgggacgttacacatagGGAGTGGTAACACTCCTAGCATTCCATTTTTTTCCAAatttaattatattataattttttaaagaCAAACAATTAAtactaaataaattttttttaaccaCACACAATTAATATCAAATAAACTATATTTTTTAAATCACTAAcatttcatattaaattaaaaatgttaCAATAAGTTAAAACTTAAAATACCTAGAAACACGTATTAATAGATCAAACTATGAATTAATACTTCAAACCACCACTTCATACCTTGAAACATGACTTAATACCTAGAAACAGGAGTTAATACATAAAAAACACACTTCATAATTAAAATCCACTTCTAAAAAAACACACTAAAGCAACAAGTCTTCCTCTAAAAATTGACCTTCCAATTTGTCTTCTGGAGGCATATTAAGATGAAGATCATCCATCGTCCAACGATGATCGGTCGAATGGTAGCAAAGATCAGCATGGATTACTACATTGTACATTATCCTCATTCTCCATATACATTATCGTCGTACACACATATCACGTTTCCTTCATGTTCTGGtatcatattatgcaatatgatacaAGTATACATCACCTCTGTCATAGTAGAAACATCACGAAACTAAGATGCTTTAGCAACTATCTACAAACGCTTTTTAAGTTCTCCAAACACTTGTTCAATATCTTTTCTCACTTTTTCTTGGAATCTCTTAAATCTGTACCTTTGAGTGTCATCCGGATATGACAATGTTTTTACAAAAAGAGAAAGGTTAGGATATATGCCATCGACAAGATATAAATGAATAATTTGGGGCAGTACCGTTATACACCTTGTTAGAATATTGGTGAATTCTTGAGAATATTAATCTCATTAAGTGGACCTACACTACCGAAAAAGGAATTCCATAACCATAAATTATGTGAGGCTACAACTTCAAGTACGACCATATGATAATGATAATTGCCCTTTGTGTGTTGTACATGATATGCGTTAGGACACAAATTCCATCTCGAATGCATGCAATCTAAACTTCCTGACATCCCAGGTAAACCATCCACATTCGCATGATGAGCATACAACTTTTTTATGTTACTAGAAGTAGGATGATGCAAATATCGTGGACCGTACAAAGACATGACAGATCTACAAAATTTGTGAAGACTTTCTCATGCGGTACGTGCAAACATCCTAAAACTCTTGTCTAGTACACCAGGGTTATGCCATATGCTAACATACGAAATATAGCAGAACATTTTTGAATTGGATCAAAGCCTAACATACCACTTGTGTTTGAGCGTTGCCTCATATAGTCAGGCTTTGAACTCATACCTTTGATAATACACATTACCAAATCTTTATGCACCCGAAACCATCAGCAGAAATAATATCCTTGAAAGATAGCGTGATCATCAAAATAATCATGCATGATATGTTAGTGGGCTTCTACACACTGTCTTTAGATATATCTTCTTCATCTACGTTGCCCATTACTCGACTCATGGTTGTTAatatgttgttctaacatattacGTATGGAGATGATAAACTGTATTACGCTATCAAAAACATCGTccgatgatgatgacgatgatgatgaacaCGAATACGacatttatttataaatgaaaGACCCAATTTGTAATAGAAAGAATGATAGTTTATGTGTGTGAAATGTTAAGAGTTTAGTGTTAATTTATAGGGGTTGAACTGAAATTTGACATTTTGAAATTGGGTAAAAAGGggtttttttcaataaaaaatgtGAAATTTTGTTTGGAAAATGGTGGATCCAATGAAAGTTCTTGCAACCAATCAGCTTCAAGCAATTCTTTCTAACTCatctctcccaacccatagcgaGCCCCCTAACAAGGGCTAGGGGAGGTTTTCCAAATGCATAGCGAGCTTTAGTGAGGGTGGTTAGTGACTCCACTCCTCTAAGCCTTCACCAGGCAGATTTGCATACTTATTTAAAgtataattagaaaaaaaaaactagcaGACATCGTATCTTCATTTTAATTATCACTTTTCTCCAAACATCATTTTTTTATCATTGTCTCCTTTCCGAATTACACTCACTAAACCACCACTTAATCATCATTGCAGCACTAGCATGTTACATGTGTGATTTGGGATAGAAGTTTTGACCGTTAAGTATAAAACTTTCTTTGTAAAAGTTAGTTTCGGATGTTAGCCTATATAACATGGCGTTATTTtcttattattgttatttttaacaacatatattatttaatattgaaatttctTTATAATGGAAAAAAGATATGTTGGAAAGTAGTATATTATCATTTTCATAATATCCATGATTTTGTTATCATATCTGGTATAGTGAATTAGGCTTATTTAAATTATTGAGTTTATCTTGTATTGGGTTTTCTAAAGTTTGGTCTTAAAGTTTTAAATACTTTCCAAGAAATGAAATTAAGGTACGTGGTTTCTACAATTATAATTTCTTTCATTATAGACCTTAATTTTTTGCTTATTAATTTAAGGATTAATGTTTCAATGAAACTTTTAATGTGAAAAACACGGGATCATCTTGTTGGAACTAGTGAAGTTCCATGAGTAGAGAGGCGAATAGGTAAGGAATGAAACAAACAcataaggattaaacaattggGTTTGTCAATACATAAACCAATATAATCTTAAAGTGGGAAAATATATAGAAACACTTCAATTGTCGGAGGAATTCTAATTTTTGTCTAAGCGTTTAAAGTTATTGGTGTTCATTCATTAAAGAATATCAACTTTTTTTAAACAACAATAATGATTTCATTATGAGGATAAAGCTAGCGAGAATCTAGGATTACAAAACATTAAGACATCCAGCCTTCAGATCTAAATACCAGTTATCCCAATTTAACATACAACCTCTCCTAGTTCTACTTTTAAGCCAATGGAAGGAAAGAGCCTTAACCTCACTAATAAGAACAATGGTGTTCTTCGTTTTGCTGTGAAATATAACCCCGTTCCTGAAGGTCCATATCACCCATGCAAAGGCCAATAAGAGAACAGAATATCAGTGTGTTCCATCTAGAGGTTATTAACAACACAGACAAGAGTGAAAGCATGTTGAATCGAGGTCGTAACAATAAGAAAATTGATCCACTAATTATGAAGATCAGACTGTACCTCCAAAGCAGTGGAGCAATCCATGAAAATGTGACCTTCGGTTTCCTATTTAGCATTTTACAAGGGACATAGAATAGAACCCACATTAACTCCAACGTGTTCAAGATTGATATGAGCAGGTAATCTACCCAACCGTGCCCTTCAAATGAGTAAATTAGTTTTGCCAGGTGGAATTTTATTCCAAGCGGTCTTGAACGGATAGTTGGTCAGAATTTTAGCATTGATAATCCTCCAAAGGGAGGAGACAGTGAATTTGCCATCAGGTTCTTCACTCAATCTCCACTTTTTATTTTGCCACATAAACATGTTTACAAGGTGGATGTTTTGATGATCAAGTACAAGGTGCAATTGGCTAATGTTTCCCAGATACCATGTCTATTGTTAGTAGATCTAACCTGACCAATTTCACCATCAAAACGATGAATTTCTTGGATAACTCCTTTCTAAAGACCACCGTCTTGTTTTTTAAAGCGTCACCATCACTTGCCAAGTGAAGCGAGATTAAAGACATGAAGGCTTCCAATATCAAGGCACCCATTTTTCTTGCAACTGAGAACTTTTTTTCCATGCAATCCAGGTTGCTTTGAAGTCATCCAAAGTTCCATCCCAAAAAAATTATTACAGATACTTTCAACGCGTTTAACCATGCTTGCAAGTACCTTAAAGagcaaaaaaaaagtaattactAAGATTTCCTACCACATTCTTACAAAGGATTAATCTACAGTTGATTGATAGGTTACGCCCTTCCATAATGAGAGCTTCTTTTGGAAATTTTCAATCACGGGTAACCAACTTGAGTTTCTAGACATTTTGGCCCCGAATGGAACTCCGAGATAAGAGAAAGGGGGGGACCCAACCAGACAATAGATCCGAAAAGCCAGAGAGGATATATCTAAGTTACTAACCCAGATACCCATCACCTTGCTTTTAGAAAGATTGACTTTGAGATCGGAGGCGATATGGAAACATCTAAGGATGCGAAGATGATTAAGAGCATTCTCCTTATACCATTCTCCAAGAAAGATCACACCATCTTCATATTGAAAAATGGAGAGGTTCAGTCCATTTTTGGAGAGATTAACACTTTCGTATAAACCTTTTTCAACTGCTTTGAAGATCACCGCTAAAAGACCCCCTGTAGCGATGATAAAGAGGAAAGAAGACAATGGATCACCTTGAAGAACTCCTCTGTGGGGTTTGAAGTCTTTGGTAGGATTTCCATTAACAAGAACTGATACTTTGGCGTAGGAGACACAAGCCATAATCCATGAAATACATTTGTCAAAAAAACACCCATGAGTGTCATCGTATTTTTCTAGAAAGACCAACTTATGCTACCCAATGCTTTGTTAAAGTCaactttaaagaaaaaaaatttgtttttttagtttCTTGGCCCAATTAATCGTGTCATTAACCATGAGAGGACTTTCCATGATGTTTCTTCCTTTAATGTATACAGATTGCTCTTTGCTAAAAATCAATGTAATCACATTTTTAAGTCTCTTCATGAGAACTTTGGAAATGATTTTATACACACAACCTATAAGATTGATTGGTCTAAATTTACAAAGGCAAAGGGGATCCTCCACTTTTGGTACCAATGTGATAAAGGAAGCTTTATTTCCAAATTTTATGATATCATTCTCTTCAAAGCACTTGACAACCTTGAA encodes:
- the LOC111881140 gene encoding uncharacterized protein LOC111881140, with protein sequence MIKDKVFMFFKTKFDEPNKDRPWFHSDKVMKITDAQNVMLVSFFSRGGERRCVELCKEQSVYIKGRNIMESPLMHKLVFLEKYDDTHGCFFDKCISWIMACVSYAKVSVLVNGNPTKDFKPHRGVLQGDPLSSFLFIIATGGLLAVIFKAVEKGLYESVNLSKNGLNLSIFQYEDGVIFLGEWYKENALNHLRILRCFHIASDLKVNLSKSKVMGIWVLASMVKRVESICNNFFGMELWMTSKQPGLHGKKVLSCKKNGCLDIGSLHVFNLASLGK